From the Oncorhynchus nerka isolate Pitt River linkage group LG28, Oner_Uvic_2.0, whole genome shotgun sequence genome, one window contains:
- the LOC115113060 gene encoding aspartate aminotransferase, cytoplasmic has product MSLFGEVPQATPVAVFKLSNDFKEDANPKKVNLGVGAYRTDEGQPWVLPVVKKVEKIIVADNSLNHEYLAILGLPEFRSSASKIALGEDSPAIQENRVGAVQCLGGTGALKMGAEFLRRWYNGNDNTKTPVYVSAPTWENHNAVFANAGFEDIRPYKYWDAEKRGLDLDGFLGDLESAPKHSIFVLHACAHNPTGTDPTHVEWMQVAEVMKRRKLFVFFDSAYQGFASGCLDKDAWAVRYFVTQGFEMFCAQSFSKNFGLYNERVGNLTIVARDSDNLKRVLSQMEKIVRVTWSNPPSQGARLVAITLNTPELFAEWKDNVKTMADRVLLMRASLQAKLQALETPGTWDHITQQIGMFSFTGLNPKQVEYMIKERSIYLMASGRINMCGLTTKNIDYVAESIHETVVNVQ; this is encoded by the exons CCTACAGGACAGATGAGGGCCAGCCCTGGGTGCTGCCCGTGGTTAAGAAGGTGGAGAAGATCATCGTAGCGGACAACAGTCTGAACCATGAGTACCTGGCCATTCTGGGTCTGCCTGAGTTTAGGTCCTCTGCATCCAAGATCGCCCTGGGAGAAGACAGCCCTGCCATCCAGGAGAACAGG gtggGAGCGGTGCAGTGTCTGGGGGGTACAGGTGCTCTGAAGATGGGGGCAGAGTTTCTCAGGCGCTGGTACAACGGGAATGACAACACAAAAACACCTGTCTATGTCTCAGCGCCTACctggg AGAACCACAACGCTGTGTTTGCCAACGCCGGGTTCGAGGACATCCGTCCCTATAAGTACTGGGACGCAGAGAAGCGGGGTCTGGATCTGGACGGTTTCCTAGGCGACCTGGAG AGTGCACCAAAGCACTCCATCTTTGTTTTGCACGCGTGCGCCCACAATCCCACCGGCACAGACCCTACACACGTAGAGTGGATGCAGGTGGCTGAGGTCATGAAg AGGAGGAAGCTGTTTGTGTTCTTTGACTCAGCGTACCAGGGCTTTGCATCAGGCTGTCTGGATAAGGATGCCTGGGCCGTGCGCTACTTTGTAACGCAGGGTTTCGAGATGTTCTGTGCCCAGTCCTTCTCCAAGAACTTTGGCCTCTACA ATGAGCGTGTGGGGAACCTGACTATTGTAGCTCGTGATTCTGACAACCTGAAGAGAGTTCTATCTCAGATGGAGAAGATTGTCAGGGTAACCTggtccaaccctccctcccaggGTGCAAGGCTGGTCGCCATCACACTCAACACACCTGAACTCTTCGCTGAATg GAAGGATAATGTGAAGACCATGGCAGACCGTGTGTTGTTGATGAGGGCTTCACTGCAGGCTAAACTGCAGGCTCTGGAAACCCCAGGAACATGGGACCACATCACACAGCAGATCGGCATGTTCAGCTTCACTGGCCTCAACC cTAAACAAGTGGAGTACATGATCAAGGAGAGGAGTATCTACCTAATGGCCAGCGGTCGTATCAACATGTGTGGTCTGACCACTAAGAACATCGACTATGTGGCCGAGTCTATCCACGAGACTGTTGTCAACGTCCAGTAG